DNA from Bradyrhizobium diazoefficiens USDA 110:
AGCACTGCTGTCCCGTTCGATGAAATGGCAAAAGCAGATTTTCCAATTAAGTCGCTGCGCTCCAGCCCGCTGCACGGGAGCCAGAGGCGAGAGGTCGGTAGCCAGTTGAGAGGATATTGGTAGCAGTGGAGAGCCCCGTCCCTGAGAATCGAGGCGTAGTCAACCTCACTCAGGAAGGAGCTCGGCGCCAAGCTCACTGACCGGTGGCCGCCGGCAGCACTAAACCGAAGTCGCCTGATCTCGTGGAGTTTCGTGCACTGTCACCGTAATTCAAGCGCCACCTTGAGTGCCAGCAGATCGCCGCGCATTCCCGCGTCGAGCACGTAGCGTGTATAGGCCAGCATCTCGGCCGCCGGAGGGGTCTGTTCAAGGTCTGTCGGGGACAGACCCCAATCGACGCAGAGCTTCACATGCAGGTTCATCTCGACATCAAGGATGGCCGAAAGGCCGGCCGCTGCTTCACGCATGTCGGAATACGGTGACAGTGCACTTAATCGATAACGACAATTCTTTTCCGACTGTGTCGCGGCTCGACCAATGCTTACTCAGCTGCATGAGCAGTACTTTTGCGGCCGCAAGCACTTCACGTTCGGGGATTCGCCCATGATATCCGCCAAGGGGCCGCCACCGAGATACCGGCGCAATGATTAGGTGTCTGGTGCGACACGCGCGCGCGAGAACCACGCGCGGGCGTCGCTACGAAAGAGCAGCACCACGGCGACCACCAACAATAGATATCCGGTGTGAAAGAGGATTGCCGCGACAGCGTTGAACCGGAAACGTTCGTCGAAATCGATGATGACGCTCGGAATTCCGATAATGACCATGACGAGACTGATCCAGCGAGCCCAATTCTGTCGCTTTCGCGCAATCAGCCAAATCCACAACGACTGCCCCGCGATGGAGCAGACGAACATGATCGGATAGCCGATCGGATACAGATTGTAGTACTTGGCAAGGCTGACGGGATTCGCAGCAGCCGACCCCAAGCCCGTGACGAGCGCCGCACCAGCCAGACGCTCGTACCAAATGACACTATCCGGACGGCTTGCGGCCCCCACTTTCTCCGAAGCTCCACCAGCCATTCACCACCCCGACGCGACCGACGAGCCTCGGCCTAATCGGAAGACGATAGCGCACCCAACCGCAACCGGAGAAGCCGGTTGAGACACATGGTATATTCAATCTCTGATCAAGGTGGCTTGGCTGCAACAGCTTGAGTACGGATCTATTCAACAAGCTGCTGGCTGATCCGGGAGGACTGGTACAGTTGGGTGGGCTCGAACCACCGACCTCCTGTTCCACAGACAGGCGCTCTAACCAACTGAGCTACAACTGCATCCTTGCGAGCCGCCCCTGGGGCTACCTGAAAAGGCCGGTCACCGAGGGGGGCTGGACGGGGCGGAAACTAGGTGCAACGGCCGTTTTTGGCAAGGCCGCAAACGGGCGGAATCCACCCTCAAACGACGTTATTTCCAAAGGAAAACCCGGGCCTGGGCCCGGGTTTCTTGTTATTTGGGCATGATCCCATCGGAAAACCGCTGTGCACTTCGCGCGCGGCCCTTCGGGTCCGGATCAGGCCCTGATCAAACCGGCCCCGTCGCTCAGGCGGCGGGCGGGTAGAGCTTCGAGGCGCTGGCCTTGATCGGCTCGGCGGCGGCGGTGGCGGCGCGCTGGGCGATCTCGGCGAGCTCCTTGGCCTGGGCCTGGAAGGTCTCGAGCTGCTTTTTGCCATGGCTGCTCCACAGCGCGAACGCATCCGACGGCGACTTCACGCCGAGCAGCTCCTGGGTGAAGTCCAGATGGGCGGTCGTATTGGCCTTCATGAACTCCATCAGCTTGGCGGTGTACTCGTTCGCGCCCTTGCTGGCGGACGAGAACACGGCCTCAATGGTGCCGTTATGGCTTTCGGCCGCGTCCTTGAACTTGGCGTAGCTCTCGCGCGCCTGCGAAACGCCCTTTTCGGCGAACGCACGCACCTGCTCCGGCACCTCGAACGGGATGATGGAGGCGGAGAATGGATCAGTCGCACCTGTCATTGTTGTCCCTCACGATCATGGAAAATGGAGTGAGCCTTCTGGCGCGCCCGCCGGCCAACCGGGGCCATCTGTTGGCGGGTACGAAGACTGGATACGCGTAACGAAAAAGATGGCTCGTCCAACGCCCAGCAGTATCCCTGCGTAACATGTCAACATTGTGCAGCGCAACGCGATCCGGGGTGCGCGGGGAAAATTTAATCCCGGAGAGGATGAGGTTCCGGGGTACGGGAACCCGTGGTTGAGGTGTACTTCGTCATTCCGGGGCCCGACCGAAGCGAGGGAGCCATGATGCGCAATTGCGCATCTGAGAATCCATCGGGCTACCGGAGATCGCAGGGAATTGGATTCCGGGCTCGCGCCAAGTGGCGCGCCCCGGAATGACATCCCCCGGAGGGGCTCGCGTGCTTCGGCCGGGCCACACCCATGCAGCGCGCGAATCCTGCGGATGCAGCGTCTGCGCGGCTTGCGGGGGCGGCCGGATTAAGGTTATCGCGGCTTTAGGGCTTCCCCCGTAGGCTGGGGCCGTGGACCTGCCCGCGCCCGCGCGCGATACTAACCCTTTCTTAAGGCTGTCATTCCCGGCAGCCCTAAGGCCAGAGGCGTGACAGCGAGACCAAAAGCCGGTTGGATGAGTCATTCGGATTTCCAGTTGCGAGGCGTGGGCGATCCCCGGCTGGCCGTGCATGCGACCTCCCCGCTGCCCGCGTGGCTCTGGTCGGTCGACGGCGCGCGCGTGCTGTGGGCCAATCCGGTCGGCGCAAAATTCTTCGGCGCGGCGCATGCCGCAGTGCTGGCGGAAAAGACGTTCGGCCCGGCCGACAGCCATCGCCGCCAGGTCGCCCGGCTCGCCCGGCAGCTGCCGGCGAGCGGCACGGTGCGGCTCGAACGTCTGCGCGGCTTCGGCGCCCGGCTCGGAACGCTGATGACCTGCGCCTGCACGCGGCTGACCTTCGCCGATGGCGGCCAGGCCGTGCTCGTCACCGCGATGGAGCCATCGGTGCGCACCATGCCGCTGATCGAGCGCCTGCATCGCCTCGTCGCGGGCGCCAAAATGCCGATGGCGGCGTTCGCGCCCGACGGAATGTTCGTCGGCGCCAGCGAAGCCGCCCGCGCCCTGCTCGGCTTCCGCGATCTCGGCGAAGCCGGGCTCGAACGGGCCCGCGGCGATGCGCTTCGCAACGGCCGCGCCGAGACGCCGATCGGCATCGGCCAGATGGTGCTGCAACGGGTCGGCCTCGGTGGCGATGTCGGCCTGGTCGCGCTGATCGAGCCGGCCGCCGCGCAGACGGCAGCGGCGAGCGATGCCGCCCCGGCCGCATCCGCGCCGGAGAGCACGCCTGACGTCACGCCCGCGGCGCCGGCTCAATCCACGCCGCAAGCCGCCGAGGCGCCGAACGAGGCGCCGCCGTCGAACGAGGCGCCGGCCGCTATCGCGCTGTTCGACGCCTTCGCCGAGCCGGCCGAAACGCCCGCGCCTACCGGGACGATCGCGTCCGAGCCGCCGGTGAGCGAGGCGGCGCCGGAGATCGCAACGGTCCAGGAGACTGTCGAAGAAGCCGTCGACGACACGGCCGAAGAGACGGCCCAGGAATCGGCTGAAGAGCCGGCTGACGCGCCGAAAACTCCGGTTGAAAACCATTCCTCAGCCATTGTGTCGCCGCAGGCCGCCCCGATCACTACCGGCATGGTCGAGCCGCCGTCGGGTCCCACGGAGATGCCCGCGCCGCATCAGCATCCGCTGCGCTTCCTCTGGCAGATGGATACAGAGGGCCGCTTTGTGCTGGCGTCCTGCGAGTTCATCCGCCTGATGGGCGCGCACACGGCCGCCGGCTTCGGCCGTCCCTGGCGCGAGATCGCCGCGGAATTCTCGCTCGACCCGGAGGGGCGCGTGGCGCAGGCGCTGGCCAGCCACGACACCTGGGCCGGGATCACCGTGAACTGGCCGGCCGATGGCGGCGAGCATCTGCCGGTCGAGCTCGCGGGCCTGCCGGTCTACGACCACGCGCGCAATTTCGCCGGCTTCAAGGGCTTTGGCGTCTGCCGCGATCTCGACGGCCTCAACCGGCTCGATGCGCTCCGGCGCTTCGAGCTGCTCGCCGAACCGCCGGCGCAGCACGGCCTGTCCGCCGACATCGTCGAGCCCGATCCGGAGCCCGTGGCAGAGGCGCCGCCTCCGCCGGCCGAGCCGCCCGCACCTGAGCCCGAGCCTACACCCGAACCTGAACTGCCCGACCCCGCCCTCGACGCGAATTCACATCCAACCGATCCGGAAACGCCAGTGGAAACGCCTCCCAACGTCGTGCCGTTCCGCCCGCCCAGCGATACCAGATCACCTGGTGATCAGAGATCGCCGACGCTGACGCCGATCGAGAACAGCGCGTTCAACGAGCTCGCCCGGCAATTGTCCGAGCGCCTCGAACGCGAGCGTGAGACGATCGCCACCGCGACGACCGAACCGCCGGCGGAGAGCACGCCCGAACCGCTGATCGAGGCGCCGCACGCGCCGGCCGAATGGCTGACCGAGCCGGCGCCGCCGGCGCGCGGCCACAGCATGCGCGACCGCGCGCTGCTCGACCTCTTGCCGACCGGCATCCTGATCTATCGGCTCGACCGCCTGCTCTACGCCAACCCGGCGTTCCTCGCGCGCATGGGCCATGCCAGCGTGAGCGCGCTGGAGAATGCCGGCGGCCTCGATGCTCTCTATGTCGAGCCGGGCGTATCGCCCGCCAGCAGCACCTCGCAAGGCGGCACGCCGGTCACGATCAGCGCGACGCTTCCCAACGGCGAAGAGCCGCTTCCGACCACCGAGGCGCATCTGCACACGATCGACTGGGACGGCGAGAGCGCGCATGCGCTGGTCTGCGCGCTGCCGGCTGCTGCGCCTGTCGTTACTGCGCCCGCCGTTGCCGAGCCTGTCGCCGCGCTGTCCGTTGCCGCCGAGCCAGTCGTCACCGAGCCACTTGTCGCGGAGTCTTTCCCCTACGCGTCCGAGCTCGAGTCCCAGGCCGGCGATGCCGACGCCGAGGATCTCGCCGCGATCCTCGACACCACGGCCGAGGGCATCGTGATGTTCGATGCGGAAGGCAACATCCTCGTCTGCAACCGCAGCGCCGAAGCGCTGTTCGGCTACGACGGCGAAGCGCTGCTCGAGCAGAACCTGGTGTCGCTGTTCGCGCCGGAGAGCCAGCAGATCGTCGCCGACTATCTCGAAAGCCTGAAGAGCCAGGACATTTCCAGCCTGCTCGATCACGGCCGCGAGGTGCTGGGGCGCGAGAAGAAGGGCGGCGTCATCCCGCTCGCCATGATCATGGGCCGCACAAGGCCCGACGGCCCGAACTTCTTCGCCGTGTTCCGCGACCTCTCCCAGAGCAAGAAGGGCGAGAGCGAGCTGACGCAGGCCCGCCGTCTCGTCGACGGCGCGGCGAATGCCAAGGCCGACATGCTGGCGCGGATCAGCCACGAGATCCGCACGCCGCTCAACGCCATCATCGGCTTTGCCGAGGTGATGATCTCCGAACGCTTCGGCACGCTCGGCAACGAGCGCTACGGCGAATACATGAAGGACATCCGCGCCTCCGGCGAGCGCGTCATCGCGATCATCGACGATTTGCTGGAGCTGTCGCGGATCGAGACCGGCAAGCTCGACCTCAACTTCGCCAACCTCAACCTCAACGACCTGGTCGAGGCCTGCGTCGTGGTGATGCAGCCGCAGGCCAACCGCGAGCGCATCATCATCCGCACCTCGCTCGGCCATGCGCTGCCGCAGGTGAGCGTGGACGCGCGCGCGATGCGGCAGATCACCATGAACCTGATCTCGAACTCGATCCGGCTCGCCAGCGCCGGCGGCCAGGTGATCGTCTCGACCGCGCTCAACGATCGCGGCGAGGTCGCGCTTCGCATCCGCGACACCGGCCACGGCCTTAGCGAGCGCGAGGTCGCGGCCGCGATGGAGCCGTTCCGCACCCCGCCGCCGGGCGATGCCGAGGACAATTCGGCGCTGAGCCTGTCGCTGACCAAAGCGCTGGTCGAAGCCAACCGCGCCCGGTTCAACATCAAGAGCGCAGGCCACGGCACGCTGATCGAAGTGGTGTTCGCGCCCGCGCTGGCGCGGGCTTGAGGCTCGGCGAAATCAAACCTGGTCGACTGGGCGAGGACCACCTCTCCCCAGCGGGGAGGTGGCGCGAGCCCGCGGTTCGACCGATCGAACCAAGCGCGAAGGCTCACGCCGCGCGCACGGTGGCGCTGCGAGGCGCTCAGGGAAATGCTTGCGCCTCCATGGATTGGCCAAACCATCGCGACGCGGCCTGAGCAACCTCCTCATCGTCGGGCGTACCGTCGCAGGCCCACGCGACGAAGCCGTCGGGGCGCACCAACGCTGCACTCAGGCCCAGCCGGTCCTTCGCGTCATCGGCGACATATGTGATCCGGTCGCCCCAGCGGCTTGCAAGCATCCGCAGCGACGCACGGGAGCCGAAGTCCAGCAATAACCCTTTCGCCGTCCTGAGACGTTCTCCGACCGTCGTCCCGTCAGCGAATTCGAAATCGGGAGCACTCCGGCCGACAAGCGGATGGCTGCCCCGAGATCGTAGCGGAGCGAAACGCCGCGCACGCGCTCGGCGAAATAGGTCGCACCGTCCCGCGTCTCGATGAGATCGCGAATGATGGCTTGGAGCGCGCGGGTGCTCGGTGTCGGCCGCATGATCGCGACCTGCGCGCGCGACCAGTCGAGGATTTGCGCGCCCACAGGATGCCGCTCGCGCGAATAGCTGTCGAGGAGATCGGCCGGTGCGCCGCCGCAGATCGTCGCCGCCAGCTTCCAGCCCAGGTTCATCGCATCGCCAAGACCAAGATTGAGGCCCTGGCCGCCCAGCGGCGAATGGATGTGGGCAGCGTCGCCCGCCAGGAGCACACGCCCTCTGCGATACGTGGTTGCCTGATGGGCCCGATCCGTCCAGGTGGCGGCGAGCCGAAGCGCCGTGACGGTGACGTCGGTGCAGGAGACGCGACGCAGGACGCTCTGCACATGCTCGCGTGTGATCGGCTCGGTGCGGTGGAAAGCTCCGCCGTCGAAATCGACCATCGCGATCGTCCCGGGCTGCGCATAGGTATACATGCCGGCGGGCGTGTAGTTGCGGCCCTGGCGAAGCCTGTCCGGATCGGCCAGCTCGACGTCGATGGAATAGCCCGTGAACTCGGGGTCGGTGCCGACGAAGTCAAAGCCACCGATCTTGCGCACCGTGCTGCGGCCACCGTCGCATCCGACAAGTCATCTTGCCCGGAAGGTCTCGCCGGCCGCCTGCACTGTCACGTCTTCGCTCGAGGCGACAACGGCATTCACGGCAAAACCGCGCCGGATCTCGACGCCCATGCTGCGTGCCCGCGCAGCCAGAACGGATTCGAGCGTTGCCATATCGACGGCGAGGTTGGCATCGGCCGACGTCGGCAGACGCCAGGACCACTTCGCCACATCGATGTTGTCCTGATAGAACTGGAGGCCGGCGAAATGACCCGCGGGCCGTCGCGTCTGCTGCATCCAGTGGGCTGCACGCTTGATCGCGTCTGAGGTAAGCTGCTGCGCGGCCACGATCTCTTCCAGCAGGCCACGCCGGTGAAAGGCCTCGAGTGTGGAGATCGAAAGACCGCGCAGGCCAAACGGGAGTTGCTTCAGGGCCGAATGCGAATCTTGCGATTGCTCCAGCACCAGCACCTGGAGACCGGCGAGCTGCAACTCGCACGCGAGAAACAGGCCGACGGGACCGGCACCGGCAATGACGACATCGTATGGAATCGAGGATTGATCGTGCATGAGACGCTCCTGTGGTCGATGTTCGACCGGAGCGTTCCCTGGGCTTGAGAATCACACGGACGAACGATTGGGCGCCTTGGTGGCGTCCGATGTTCGTCGCGGGGATCCCTTGCACAAGGCCAAAGACCAGAGCTTTCGTTACCGAAAGGACTTGGGCTTACCAGACCAAGTCTGCCTTTTCCGACAGGAGACGTATAGTTTCGTGGCGATCGATCTGCAACGAAAAAGGCACGGCGCTTGCGGCGCCGTGCCTTTCACATTCATGTGGCCCGGATCAGCTGTAGATCTCGAACAGGCCGGCGCCGCCCTGGCCGCCGCCGATGCACATCGTCACCACGCCCCACTTCGCCTTGCGGCGCGCGCCTTCCTGGAGCAGATGGCCGGTGAGACGTGCGCCGGTCATGCCGAAGGGATGGCCGATCGCGATCGAGCCGCCATTGACGTTGTACTTGGCGGGATCGATGCCGAGCTGGTCGCGGCAATACAGGCACTGGCTGGCGAAGGCCTCGTTGAGCTCCCACAGATCGATGTCGTCGATCTTGAGGCCGGTGCGCTTGAGCAGCTTCGGGATCGCGAACACCGGACCGATGCCCATCTCGTCGGGCTCGCAGCCGGCGGTCGCCCAGGCGACGAAGCGGCCGAGCGGCTTGAGGCCGCGCTTCTCGGCGTCCTTGGCTTCCATCAGCACGACGGCGGCGGCGCCGTCCGAGAGCTGGCTGGCATTGCCGGCGGTGACGAACTTGCCGGGGCCCTTCACCGGCTCGAGCTTGGCAAGGCCCTCCAACGTGGTCTCGGGCCGGTTGCACTCGTCACGGTCGACGACGTAGTCGACGATGCTCTCCGCCTTGGTCTGCTTGTCGACGACCTTCATCTTGGTCTTCATCGGGACGATCTCGTCCTTGAACTTGTTCGCCTGCTGGGCCGCGGCCATGCGGCGCTGCGATTCCAGCGAGAACTCGTCCTGGTATTCGCGGCTGAGCTTGTAACGCTCGGCGACGATGTCGGCGGTGTCGAT
Protein-coding regions in this window:
- a CDS encoding thiolase family protein; protein product: MREAVIVSYARTGLAKSGRGGFNITPPMSLAAHAIRHAVDRAGVDKDYVEDCYLGNCAHGAPNIGRQAALLAGLPKTTAGVSVNRFCSSGLQTIAMAANSIRSDGADCIVAGGVESISVPGGGTPKESIDPELLKVAPDIFMAMIDTADIVAERYKLSREYQDEFSLESQRRMAAAQQANKFKDEIVPMKTKMKVVDKQTKAESIVDYVVDRDECNRPETTLEGLAKLEPVKGPGKFVTAGNASQLSDGAAAVVLMEAKDAEKRGLKPLGRFVAWATAGCEPDEMGIGPVFAIPKLLKRTGLKIDDIDLWELNEAFASQCLYCRDQLGIDPAKYNVNGGSIAIGHPFGMTGARLTGHLLQEGARRKAKWGVVTMCIGGGQGGAGLFEIYS
- a CDS encoding phasin — its product is MTGATDPFSASIIPFEVPEQVRAFAEKGVSQARESYAKFKDAAESHNGTIEAVFSSASKGANEYTAKLMEFMKANTTAHLDFTQELLGVKSPSDAFALWSSHGKKQLETFQAQAKELAEIAQRAATAAAEPIKASASKLYPPAA
- a CDS encoding PAS domain-containing sensor histidine kinase gives rise to the protein MSHSDFQLRGVGDPRLAVHATSPLPAWLWSVDGARVLWANPVGAKFFGAAHAAVLAEKTFGPADSHRRQVARLARQLPASGTVRLERLRGFGARLGTLMTCACTRLTFADGGQAVLVTAMEPSVRTMPLIERLHRLVAGAKMPMAAFAPDGMFVGASEAARALLGFRDLGEAGLERARGDALRNGRAETPIGIGQMVLQRVGLGGDVGLVALIEPAAAQTAAASDAAPAASAPESTPDVTPAAPAQSTPQAAEAPNEAPPSNEAPAAIALFDAFAEPAETPAPTGTIASEPPVSEAAPEIATVQETVEEAVDDTAEETAQESAEEPADAPKTPVENHSSAIVSPQAAPITTGMVEPPSGPTEMPAPHQHPLRFLWQMDTEGRFVLASCEFIRLMGAHTAAGFGRPWREIAAEFSLDPEGRVAQALASHDTWAGITVNWPADGGEHLPVELAGLPVYDHARNFAGFKGFGVCRDLDGLNRLDALRRFELLAEPPAQHGLSADIVEPDPEPVAEAPPPPAEPPAPEPEPTPEPELPDPALDANSHPTDPETPVETPPNVVPFRPPSDTRSPGDQRSPTLTPIENSAFNELARQLSERLERERETIATATTEPPAESTPEPLIEAPHAPAEWLTEPAPPARGHSMRDRALLDLLPTGILIYRLDRLLYANPAFLARMGHASVSALENAGGLDALYVEPGVSPASSTSQGGTPVTISATLPNGEEPLPTTEAHLHTIDWDGESAHALVCALPAAAPVVTAPAVAEPVAALSVAAEPVVTEPLVAESFPYASELESQAGDADAEDLAAILDTTAEGIVMFDAEGNILVCNRSAEALFGYDGEALLEQNLVSLFAPESQQIVADYLESLKSQDISSLLDHGREVLGREKKGGVIPLAMIMGRTRPDGPNFFAVFRDLSQSKKGESELTQARRLVDGAANAKADMLARISHEIRTPLNAIIGFAEVMISERFGTLGNERYGEYMKDIRASGERVIAIIDDLLELSRIETGKLDLNFANLNLNDLVEACVVVMQPQANRERIIIRTSLGHALPQVSVDARAMRQITMNLISNSIRLASAGGQVIVSTALNDRGEVALRIRDTGHGLSEREVAAAMEPFRTPPPGDAEDNSALSLSLTKALVEANRARFNIKSAGHGTLIEVVFAPALARA